Within the Streptomyces sp. NBC_00353 genome, the region TCGAAGTTCGCATGGCCGCACCTGGCCCGGCGCGGTGGCGGCGTCATCATCAACGTCGCGTCCATGGCCGGCATGATCGCCGGCGAGAACCCCCCGATGGTCGGGCACGCTGCGGCGAACGCCGGCGTCATCGGCATGACGCGACAGCTCGCGCTCGAAGGCGCGCCCCATGGGATCCGTGCGGTGGCGATCAGCCCCGGACCCGTCCTGACCCCGGCCAGCGACCGCGACCTCGGCGACAACCAGGCGGCCCGGGACGCGATAACCCGCAAGACGCTCCTCAAGCGCTTCGCCCGGCCCGAGGAGATCGTCGAGCTGGCGGCCTTCCTCGCTTCTGACCGGGCGGCATACATCACAGGCGCCAACTATGCGGTCGACGGCGGTGCGAGCGCCTGGTAGCGCCACCCGCAGCTCGCACATTCAGGACTGCAAGGCCGAAGCGGTCAAGCGGGTCGCCTGAGGTCGGGCTGGGCGCCCGCTCCAGCAGCGGCCTGCGCGCCCCGATGTTCTCACCTGCTTCGCCGCCCTCCGCAGGATCTCGGGTTCCTCCTCGAGCTCGCGGACCCTCTTGCGCGGGGCCGCGAGCAGGAACAGCTCGACTGCTTGGTTGACGAGGCATCGAGGCATCTGAATGTTTTTCCCATTACTCCACTCCTTGACAGGTCAAGGAGTATCAGGGCCACGCCATCCCGGCGTGGCCGCAAGGAAAGGAACTACCCCATGTACGTCACCGCCGCCATCCTCAGCGTGCTCCTCGCCCTCGTGACCCTGGCCGCAGGTGCGCCCAAGACGGTCCTCAAGGGCGAAGTCTCCGCCGGGTTGCAGTCGCACATGGGGCTGAGTGCCGGCCTCGTCCGCTTCATCGGACTGGCCGAGGTCTCCGCGACGGTAGGCCTGATCGTCGGACTCTTCTGGCAGCCCTTGGGCATCGCGGCCGCCATCGGCATGGCCCTCATGATGATCGGTGCCGTGGGCTATCACATCCAGGTCGGCGACTACGCCAACCCCGAGACACGTGGGAATGCCCTGGCCGCCGTCGTTCTCATCCCATTCTTTGCGGCCACCGCCGTGACGCTCGCACTGGCCATCTGACACCGCCCCGGAGCCGACAGCGGCCGCGGCCGGCAGTGGCCGGTATGGCCCACGCCCAGCGGGCGCCCTGCACCCGAACGGCGCATCACCGTTCCCTGCCCGGCCATCTCCCCGCCGCCTCGCCGTGGCGCGGGGCGGCGGCCTCCCGGCACCCCACGACGGCCGGGCCCACTGACCGGCTCGGATGCCGCAGCGGCCACACGATCAGGCGACCACGGAACCGACATGAACTCGCGAATCACTCGCTGAGAACGCCGATGACCGGTGTTCTCAGACGATCTGGCTCACGCGAGGGGCTGGTCACGAATCCTCGGCCCGGCGGGGCGGTGAGCCGGCCAGCGGCGAGGCGTCTTCGTATCGGACCTCGTAGACGCGCTCGGCGAACTTCCAGCCGTCTCCGGTGCGCTGGTAACGGTCATGGTAGATGGCGTAGTTCAGCCCTCCGCGGCCGTCGCGGCCACGTCCGACCTCTGACATATACGCGCGGCCGGACGCGGTGTCGCCGTCAAGCTGGATCACGCCCGGGTGTGTGTTCTGCACAAGAAAATCCACAACCTCCGGCACCCGCCTGCCCCAGGCGCGGATCGGCTCCTGCCCTTCGAGTTCAACGGGGATGTTGGGCATCCGCAATGCGCCGTCCGGTGTGAACAGCAAAGCGATTCGGTCGTAGTCACGCATCATCACGGCGTCGGTGAACTCACCGCGCAGCGCCTCGATCTCGACGCGATCCGCGATGGCCTGAAAGTCACTCATCGATTTCCTCCCCGTTGCCTTGAACTCGGTTCACGAACGCCACTGGGCCGCCATGAGGTGGAAGCCTCCACCTCGGCAGTACAGCCGGTCCCGCCGAGCGTTCCTGGGTCTTCTGCTCACTGGATGGTGTGTTCGTCTCAGCAGTACGACGACATGGCTCTCCGAAACGTGACACGGCCCCGCTCGGAGCGAACCGCGATGAGGATCCGCCGGCACGAACGAGAGCGAATGAGAATCCGGCAGCTTCAATGCGACGGGACACAGCTCTGCGCTTGGTGTCTCGCCCGCGTGCAGCCGCAGTGCAGTGGTCGCTGAGATTGTGAACCAGCGATTGAGGTCCCACGCAGAGGCCGCGCGCCTCAGTTCGCCGGGCGCAGACAGGAAAGATCCGCGAAAGAATTCGGCCAACACGG harbors:
- a CDS encoding SDR family NAD(P)-dependent oxidoreductase; its protein translation is MLITGTGGGMGRAASLIFAREGAKVVGCDIQVDANEETVELVRRAGGEMTGIAPIDLTDPQQAQRLVEEAVAAYGGLDVVYNNAASLRFGSMPDFSVDDWRATVAGELDIPFFVSKFAWPHLARRGGGVIINVASMAGMIAGENPPMVGHAAANAGVIGMTRQLALEGAPHGIRAVAISPGPVLTPASDRDLGDNQAARDAITRKTLLKRFARPEEIVELAAFLASDRAAYITGANYAVDGGASAW
- a CDS encoding DoxX family protein — encoded protein: MYVTAAILSVLLALVTLAAGAPKTVLKGEVSAGLQSHMGLSAGLVRFIGLAEVSATVGLIVGLFWQPLGIAAAIGMALMMIGAVGYHIQVGDYANPETRGNALAAVVLIPFFAATAVTLALAI
- a CDS encoding nuclear transport factor 2 family protein, whose protein sequence is MSDFQAIADRVEIEALRGEFTDAVMMRDYDRIALLFTPDGALRMPNIPVELEGQEPIRAWGRRVPEVVDFLVQNTHPGVIQLDGDTASGRAYMSEVGRGRDGRGGLNYAIYHDRYQRTGDGWKFAERVYEVRYEDASPLAGSPPRRAEDS